Proteins from a single region of Antechinus flavipes isolate AdamAnt ecotype Samford, QLD, Australia chromosome 2, AdamAnt_v2, whole genome shotgun sequence:
- the MINPP1 gene encoding multiple inositol polyphosphate phosphatase 1 has protein sequence MLPLSRRQRRPRRWGLGVPGAAVLLACAAACALAERVPAGRASALSAYFGTKSRYEDVARPGPAAGAPAGPCAPLQLVALVRHGTRYPTAKQVSRLRALRGLLRAGPGLTGALAGWPLAYEDWMDGQLVEKGRRDMRLLAARLAARFPTLLNRADLARVRLVTSSKPRCVDSAVAFARGLWAQLHPGLPEPEPEDMEFGPPKINDKLMRFFDHCEKFQVEVEKNDSALHQVEAFKNGPEMQEIIKKVAAILQVPTSDLNADLIQVAFFSCSFDLAIRDIQSPWCDVFDTDDAKVLEYLNDLKQYWKRGHGYTINSRSSCSLFRDIFHHLDEAVEQRQRSQPISSPAVFHFGHAETLLPLLSLMGYFKDKEPLTAHNYKEQTQRQFRSGRIVPYAANLIFVLYHCERPETPAREYQVQLLLNEEPLPLVHSAETVATYQELKEHYRDVLQGCRSDRDCAVPSINITSDEL, from the exons ATGCTCCCTCTGAGCAGGCGGCAGCGGCGGCCGCGGCGCTGGGGACTCGGGGTCCCGGGCGCCGCCGTCCTGCTCGCCTGCGCGGCTGCCTGCGCCCTGGCGGAGCGGGTGCCCGCGGGTAGGGCGTCGGCGCTGAGCGCCTACTTCGGCACCAAGAGCCGCTATGAGGATGTGGCGAGACCGGGCCCGGCTGCCGGGGCGCCCGCGGGACCGTGCGCGCCGCTGCAGCTCGTGGCTCTGGTGCGCCACGGCACCCGTTACCCCACGGCCAAGCAGGTGAGCCGCCTGCGGGCTCTGCGCGGCTTGCTGCGCGCGGGGCCCGGGCTGACGGGCGCGCTGGCGGGCTGGCCGCTAGCCTACGAGGACTGGATGGATGGGCAGCTCGTGGAGAAGGGCCGCCGCGACATGCGCCTGCTGGCCGCCCGCCTGGCCGCGCGCTTCCCCACGCTGCTGAATCGCGCCGACCTGGCCCGCGTGCGCCTCGTGACGAGTTCCAAGCCGCGCTGTGTGGACAGTGCCGTGGCCTTCGCGCGGGGCCTCTGGGCGCAGCTGCACCCGGGCCTCCCGGAGCCCGAGCCGGAAG ataTGGAATTTGGGCCACCTAAGATAAATGATAAACTTATGAGGTTCTTTGATCATTGTGAAAAGTTCCAAGTTGAGGTGGAAAAGAATGATTCAGCTCTTCATCAGGTAGAAGCCTTCAAAAATGGACCAGAAATGCAGGAGATTATTAAAAAAGTTGCAGCTATTTTGCAGGTGCCAACAAGTGATTTAAATGCAG ATTTAATCcaagttgcttttttttcctgttcatttgACCTGGCTATTAGAGACATTCAGTCCCCCTGGTGCGATGTCTTTGACACAGATGATGCTAAG GTGCTGGAATACCTGAATGACCTGAAGCAGTATTGGAAGAGAGGGCATGGCTACACGATCAATAGTCGGTCCAGTTGCAGCCTCTTTCGggacatttttcatcatttggaTGAAGCTGTGGAACAGAGACAAAG GTCCCAGCCCATCTCCTCCCCAGCCGTCTTCCACTTCGGACACGCGGAGACGCTGCTGCCGCTGCTCTCTCTGATGGGCTACTTTAAGGACAAGGAGCCCCTCACGGCTCACAATTACAAGGAGCAGACGCAGCGCCAGTTCCGGAGCGGCCGCATCGTCCCCTACGCGGCCAATCTCATATTTGTGCTTTACCACTGCGAGCGCCCCGAGACGCCGGCCCGCGAGTACCAGGTGCAGCTGCTCCTGAACGAGGAGCCGCTGCCCCTCGTTCACTCCGCCGAGACCGTCGCCACGTACCAGGAGCTGAAGGAGCACTACCGGGACGTCCTGCAGGGCTGCCGCTCGGACCGGGACTGCGCCGTGCCCAGTATCAACATCACCTCTGACGAGCTGTGA